GCGCTTTCCCTCGCGATTTTCGATAAAATCGGCGTAGCCGAAGCGAAAATTCACAACATCCCGGTGGATAAGGTGCATTTCCACGAAGTGGGTGCGATCGATTCGATCGTCGATGTGATCGGTGTGGCGCTCGCGATCGACTCGCTGCATATCGAGAAAATCGTCGCCTCTCCCGTTCCGCTTGGCTCCGGAACGGTCAACTGCGACCATGGCCTCTATCCGGTGCCGGCGCCGGCCACGCTGGAAATGATGCGCGGCCTGCCGATCGCGCCTACTCCATACGAGAAGGAGATGACGACGCCGACCGGTGCAGGCATTATCTCCGGGCTCGTCGACGAATTTTCCCGCGGCATCCCGCCGATGATCGTCGAAACGATCGGGTACGGCGCCGGTACGCGAGATCTGCCGACGCAGCCGAACGTCCTTCGCGTCGTCATCGGGCAGTCGGACCCGCTGCTTTGCAAATGGCAGCTGCCCCCGGAAGCGCTCCATCACGAGCACGGACATCATCATGAGCATGATCATCACCATCATCATCATAAACATGGGCATGATCACCACCATGAGCACGGCCGCCATCATGCTCATGACCATAACCACCATGAGCACGGGCACCATCACGCTCATGACGATCACCATCATGAGCACGGGCACCATCACGCTCATGACGATCACCATCACCATAAGAACGGCCACCATCACGCCGATGACCATCACCATGACGACCACGCTCACCGGCATCCGCATGATCATCGGCATCCGCACGACTCCGACGATTCCGGACCGCTGCAGGCCAACCGCTAGATCCAATCGGCACACAGCCGCCTTACCGAGGCAAAATAACCGGGCGATATCACCTCGCCCGGTTATTTTGCCTTTTTACTATGAAAATTTCAATAAAGCAAAGAGATGACCAACAGCTCGTAAAGCACCAGCGGCAAAATCAAATTATTGTAGAAAAACGGCGGATATATCGGCCGGGACGGGTATGACGTGTGAGCATAACCTTGCCCGTGGGCGATGAGCAAATACACATGCTGGCGATCGACGCCTGCGATGACGCCTTCATACGTTTGGCCGGAAATCGTCCGAATCCGGACGCGGCGGTGCGTATATTTTTTGCAATATTCATGAGCCTCGTCGCGAAGCTTGCGCAGGACCGGTACGACTGAGGCGTCCGCCTGGTAACCGGGCAAACCTTCATTCACTGCGGCCGCGGCATACGGATTGTTCATCATGGAAGGAACTGACCTCCTAAAGGATATACGCCCTGGATATATATTTCCAGCATATGCATCCGCCCATATTCGGTGAGTTCCCGCATCAAATTTCCTTCCGCTACCGATGCAGCTTTAAAAATGCCGCCCTCGCCTCGTCATACACCCGCTTCAAAGGCACACCGTGCTCTTTCGCAGCTTTTTCGCAATCTTTAAATTCCGGTGCGAACTGCACGAGCTCCCGCTTGTAAAAACCCGCCTTCACGGAAACAGGCCCCCAAGGCGTCTCCACGGTGACAAACTGCCGTCCCAGCCGGTGGCAGGCCGCCCGCATATAACGAATCCCGAGCGTTGTCGTCTCGGCAAAAATGACATCCTCGATCGCCTCCAGCCGCTCTTCGTTCACGAGCACGTTCAGCATAATGCCGGGGCGTCCTTTTTTCATGATGATCGGGATCCAATATACGTCGTTGGCGCCTGCGTCAAACAGCTTGTCCGAAATCGGAGAGCACCATTCCGGATTCATGTCGTCCAAATTAGCCTGAATAAGCAGCATGCCTTCATCCACATGCTCTTCCCGGTGATCGAAGCCGGCCATCGCGATCCCCTCCCCAATGTATAAATTATACCATAAACCTTTTCCCTGATTTGGATAAAAACATGCAGCCGGGTGCATCCTAATCGATAATGCGCAGCGCTTATTACCTCATCCCGCTGCGTCCCCAACCTATCCGGCTTTAAGGAGGTACCACCGATGAAACCAGGAAGGATGCGTCCTTACTTTGTATATTTTTTAAGCGTGCTGCTGCTGGCGCAGATTTGGCTCGCACCGCCGGCAAGTGCCGAAACGGGAAGCCAGCCGAACGACATGAAAAAAACGTTTGCCGATAGAAAGGATTTGTTCGACAAGGTCAGCGCTTTGACCGGCATTCCGTGGTATTACCTGGCAGCAGTCGATCAATATGAACGTGCTATGGGGCTGGCGAAAAAGCGGCCTGCCGCCGGAAAACTCGTCTCGATTCATTTTACCGAGCTGCAATGGGTTGGGGTGCTGAATCCGGATCATGCCGATACGAACGTCGCCTCCATCCGGTTGTTCCAGGGCCTCGGACGCGACGGCTCCGGGGACGGCATCGCGGATCGCAGCAACGATCTGGATGTGCTGTACTCGATGGCCGAGCTGCTTCTCCAATACGGAACGCACGACGAGGACATGCGGATCGGCTTGTGGGAGTATTACCAAAACACGAGAAGCGTCGATCGTATCGAGCAATTTGCCAAAATTTACGCCAGGTTCGACACACTCGACCTTCATGAACATACGTTCGTCATGCCGTTAAAAAGCGAATACACATACCGCAGCACATGGGGAGCAAGCCGCGGCTGGGGCGGATACCGCATTCATGAGGGCACCGATATTTTTGCCGATTACGGGGTTCCCGTGCGCAGCGCAACCTGCGGCGTCATTGAAGAGATGGGCTGGAACCCTTACGGCGGATGGCGCATCGGAATTCGCGATCTGAACAGCGTTTACCATTATTACGCCCACCTGTCGGGCTTCAACAAAGAGTTGAAGGAAGGCGACGTCATGAAGCCGGGGCAGGTGATCGGATGGGTCGGCAGCTCCGGCTACGGAAAGCCGGGAACGTCCGGCAAATTCCCGCCTCACCTGCACTACGGTCTGTATCGCGACAACGGCCTTACCGATTGGTCGTTCGACCCTTACCCGCACCTGAAAAAATGGGAGCGCGAGGAGCGGCGGCGCGGCAAAAAGTAGCCTTTGCAGCCAAAAAGGATGCTCCTTGGGCGGTGGCAAACCGCAAGGAACATCCTTTTTTAATGCATCAACGGCGGCCGGCGATCGCTCATTTTTTGACGCCCGCTGAGCTTTCCTCGGCTTTAGGCGCTTCGTTCTTCCCGCTCGGCGCCATGTGGAGGCCGGGCAGCGATATGCTCGGCGGGAGAGCACCTGAACTTCCGCCAACCGGATTGCCTTTGCCGTCGAAATAATACGTCGGCACGTCGCCGACGACGAGCGAATACGAAATCGGCACCTCCGTTTCGACGATCTCCGGCTCCGAATCAAACGGGATGATGATGGTCACTTCGGCTATGATGCGCAAATACACTTCGACGAGGATCATATTGATGCCGGCGTTTTGGTACCTGGTGCTGAGATCCACCTTTACCGCGCCGGCCGGCACAAGTCGAATCGGGATGTCCGGGCCAAACGAGGCGAGGATGGCGCTGTTCATCGCCTGCCCGAGCGGAATATGCTCCGGGATTTCCTTCAAATTTTTGAGGAGCGTATCGACGGTTGTGATCGTGTCGGACGTAATTTTCATATGCTCTGCATAATTGAGCGTAAAGCCGGTCACCTTGCCGCTTGCGTCCGTCCGCCAGTCGATCAGCTTGTCGTAATTCGTCCCTTGGCTCATCCTCTCCGTAATGGCTGTGTTGATCGACTGCGTCGCCAGCTGCTTGATGCGGATTTTGGCCAGATTCATCAGCGGCGGCTTTAAATTTTTCTCAATGTAGATAAACGATTGGATCGAAAACAGCATGAAAATAAGCAGCGCAATGAGTATATTGCGCTTGACATGTTTGGCGGGTGCGGGCCTGCTTTTCCATCGCCGTCTGAGCACGAGCATGAGCTTTCCCCCCGTTTGCGCGCTTATCCGGCCCTTTTTCGACTTAGCCGGGCCGGCCCCTTTGTACAGCACATGGTACAGCTTATGCGCCTGTGGGACAAAAAAGAAGAGCCGCTTTCCCTGAGCGGCTCTTCTTACAATCATGCTCTTACACCTGAAAAACTTTGATCAAAGATTTCAATTCGTTCATCAATTTGTGGAGCGACTTTGCGGAAGAAGCGACATTTTCCATAATGGCGGACTGTTCTTCCGACGATCCGGCGACCGATTGGGCGTTTGCCGCCGATTCTTTGGCGACGCTGACCATATCTTCGATTGAAGCGGTAATTTCCTCCGTCCCGGCGGAAAGCTGCTCGGTCGTTGCGGAAACCTCCTGGATTTGTTCGGACACTTGCAAAATCAAGGAACGAACGGTGCCGAACGACTGCCCGATGTGCTCCATCTTCCGGACGCCTTCATTGATGGCGACGACGTTTTGCTGCATCGAGTCCATCGCTTCTGCGGAGGAGGTTTGGGTGAGCTGGATCAAATTAACGATTTCGGATACCGAACGGCTCGTCTGCTCGGCCAGCTTCTTGACTTCTCCCGCAACAACGGCGAAACCGCGTCCGTGCTCGCCGGCCCGGGCCGCTTCGATTGACGCGTTCAAAGCAAGCAGCGACGTTTGGTTTGAAATATCCGATATCACGTCCACAATATGACCGATCTCATCGGAATGTTTATTAAGCTGTTCGATCACCGACGCGGTTTGATGAGCGGCGGACCCGATGACGTTCATCTGTTCGATGGCGGACTGAATCTCTACATACCCGCTTTCCACTTCCTTGGCGACATCGACCGTTTGATCCGAAACAATCGCCGACGACTCGGCAATACGCTGAATGCCGACCGCCATTTCCTCCATCGCCCGCGCAGACTGCTCGGCCCCCTGAAGCTGGGAATCCGCACCGCTCGCAACCCCCTGGATGGACGACGCGATTTCCGCCGAAGCGTGAGACGACTGTTCCGCAGATTCGAGCAGTTCATCCGAAGCGGTCGCCACCTCCCCGACCGTTATATGGATTTTACCGACCATGGAGGCTAAAGAGTCGACCATCGAGTTGATGTTGCCGCTCATCTGTCCGAGCTCGTCGCCGGAGCGGACCGACACCCTGTCGTTCAAATGGCCGTCCGCCACCTTCTTCACCACATTTGAAATCGCTAAAATCGGCTTGATAACGATATTGGCGATAACAATCGAAATCCATCCGTATACGTAACGGTGCCGTTCGGATTTTCCAAAATCGTTTTCAATGCGTCCCGGGCGCTTGGATTTTTTTCAAAATCCGCAGCTTTCTTGCCGATTCTTTCCTTGTCCGGATAAGTGTAGTATTCGCCGTTACCCGAGATGATGTAGCCGAACCCGGTCTGAGCGACTTTGATGCTTTCGGTCAGCTTGGTTAAAGTATCGGGCGATACCGTCGCCGAGACCAGACCGGCCAAATTGCCGGAATTGTCCAAAATCGGCACGGCAATCGGCAAAACGTATTTGCCGGTCTTCTTGCTCACGAGCATGTCCGAAACAACAGGCTTTTTGGTCTGCTGCATCTTTTTAAAATAATCCCTGTCCGCTATGTTGATCGCCACGTTGTTGACGTCAACGCCTTCGCCGTTAGCTTTGATCAGATTAAAGCCTTCAATCTGCCGGTCGCTGTCGTCAATCATTTTTAAAATGGGCAGAAGTACTTTCGGGTCTCCCGTTTTAAATTCGGGATGCAGGTTAATCAGTTCTTCCATGGACGATATTTTCAATTGCAGCCATTCATCCAGCCTGAAAATGTTGAGCTGCGCCACATCCTGCTGGATCTGCTGGTTGTCGCTTTGGGAGATATAGCGAAGATAACCCGAGAAAAATACAGTGGAAACAATCAGGGGAAGAATCGAGAGCACTAACAATACGACAAGCAGTTTGATGCGAATAGACACGCTTTTGAAACCCCAGCCAGATGCTTTCATCATCGAGCCTCCATAGATGTGCAAAATTTGACAGTACTCATCATATATTGTCGGCTTATGACGATTAAAAGTAAATATCTGGTGTCCATTTTTTAAGTAAATTTAATTTATGCTTTTCCTTTCCCCCAACGCATCCAATCATCCGTTGTTGCAGATTAAATCGTTGCTGACTCGCAGCAGCTCCGCGGTGCCGGGAGCAGGATAAAACTCCGTCCGGTTTCTCCCGAACTTCTTGGCCTGATACAAACCCCTGTCGGCTGCCTCAAGAATGTCCTGCGGATTCCCGTCCGATTGAGGGACGGTGACGGCCGCCCCGAGACTGACGGTCATCAGCCCGCTGTCATTCTGCGCCCCATGCGGAATCGCGAGCGCCAAAACCGCTTCATGAATGCGTTCGGCCACAACCGACATCCCAAATTCGTCGGTATCCGGCAGCAGTATCACGAATTCTTCCCCGCCGTATCTGGCAATGAAATCGTTCGGCCGTTTCAGCGCGGACCTGAGCGCATTGGCCATTTCCTTGAGGCACGCGTCGCCCATCTGATGCCCGAAGCGGTCGTTGTAAGCTTTGAAATGGTCGATATCGCACATAATGACCGACAACGGCGTGCCGGTTCTAAGCGACTCCTTCCATGTGCGCTCGAATGTCTCTTCGAAGGAGCGGCGGTTTGCAACCCCGGTTAGGCCGTCTTGACGAGACTGCTCCATCAGCTTCCTGTTCATTTCCTGGAGGTTTCCAAATTCCTCCTTCAAACGGAGCTCGGCCGCCTTCCGCTCCGTAATATCGCGAAACGTCATCATCAGAGCCGGCCGCCCGTCATACCGGATGCGCGATATCGCGCCTTCCACGGGGAAAAATCCCCCCTTAAGGCTCGTAAACTTATATTCGAATGGAAGCGAAGCCGGCTCTCCCCGAAACAAACGCATGATTTGCTCGGCCGCTTCCTTCGTATCGTCGGGATGAATGAAATCGAAGACGCTTATCCCGGTTAATCGATCCGGGTTCGCTGCGCCCAACAGATGAACGGCGCTTCGATTGGCCAGAACGGCTTTATTTTTTTGAAAAACGACAATCGCATCCGGAGACCGGTCAATCATCGACTTGTATGTCTCCATCATAGGATCGGAGGCCTTTCTACGTTTTTTCCAAAAACCCAACATGCTGCTACCCCCTCACTCTGTCGAACAGTAATACAATTATCGGCACAATCGGGATGAACCTTTAGGATGATTAATTTTTCTTTAACTTCTTTAATAAAAGGAAAAAAAGCCCAGCTCCCCGCAATGCGGGAACCGGGCTTTTCGGCTGCATATCCAGTTTATCGGGCCTTCGGTCCCGCCTGACGAATCGATTCCGGAACCTCCTTGAATTTTTCAAAGTTGCGGATAAACTGCTCGGCAAGCTCCTTCGCCTTGCGGTCGTAGCTTTCCGGATCGGACCACGTGCTGCGCGGCTGCAGCACCTCGGACGGCACCCCGGGAACCACTTCCGGCACGCCGATGCCGAAGACAGGGTCCGGGCGGAACGCAGCGTTCTCCAGCGTTCCGTTCAGCGCCGCGGTGACCATCGCCCGGGTGTACGCCAGCTTCATGCGCTCGCCTACGCCGTAAGGCCCTCCGGACCAGCCGGTGTTGACCAAATAGACGCGCGCCTGGTGCCGGTCGATCCGCTCGCCCAGCATTTGCGCGTACACTTCGGGACGCAGCGGCAGGAAAGGCGCTCCGAAGCAGGCGGAGAAGGTCGCTTCCGGCTCTGTAACGCCGCGTTCGGTGCCGGCCAGCTTCGAGGTGTAACCCGAGAGGAAGTGGTACATCGCCTGCGCCTTGCTCAGCTTCGCGATCGGCGGCAGCACTCCGGAGGCATCCGCCGTCAAAAACACAATCACGTTCGGGTGGCCTGCTTTTCCGGGAATGACGGCATTCGGAATATGCTCGACCGGATAAGCAGCCCGCGTGTTTTCCGTCACGCTGCCATCGTTATAGTCCGGGATGCAGGACTTTGGATCGAGCGTCACGTTTTCGAGCACGGCGCCATACGTGATCGCGTTCCAAATTTGCGGCTCCTTCTCGGCGGAGAGGTT
The window above is part of the Paenibacillus hamazuiensis genome. Proteins encoded here:
- a CDS encoding LarC family nickel insertion protein, with the protein product MKVLYLDCFSGISGDMTLAALVDAGADRDYIESELSKITIEPFSLDWKRVNKRGISALKVDVLPDPHNPPKHHRHYSEIVELIHKAGFSERTVALSLAIFDKIGVAEAKIHNIPVDKVHFHEVGAIDSIVDVIGVALAIDSLHIEKIVASPVPLGSGTVNCDHGLYPVPAPATLEMMRGLPIAPTPYEKEMTTPTGAGIISGLVDEFSRGIPPMIVETIGYGAGTRDLPTQPNVLRVVIGQSDPLLCKWQLPPEALHHEHGHHHEHDHHHHHHKHGHDHHHEHGRHHAHDHNHHEHGHHHAHDDHHHEHGHHHAHDDHHHHKNGHHHADDHHHDDHAHRHPHDHRHPHDSDDSGPLQANR
- a CDS encoding acetyl-CoA acetyltransferase, giving the protein MMNNPYAAAAVNEGLPGYQADASVVPVLRKLRDEAHEYCKKYTHRRVRIRTISGQTYEGVIAGVDRQHVYLLIAHGQGYAHTSYPSRPIYPPFFYNNLILPLVLYELLVISLLY
- the larC gene encoding nickel insertion protein, with amino-acid sequence MAGFDHREEHVDEGMLLIQANLDDMNPEWCSPISDKLFDAGANDVYWIPIIMKKGRPGIMLNVLVNEERLEAIEDVIFAETTTLGIRYMRAACHRLGRQFVTVETPWGPVSVKAGFYKRELVQFAPEFKDCEKAAKEHGVPLKRVYDEARAAFLKLHR
- a CDS encoding M23 family metallopeptidase, yielding MRPYFVYFLSVLLLAQIWLAPPASAETGSQPNDMKKTFADRKDLFDKVSALTGIPWYYLAAVDQYERAMGLAKKRPAAGKLVSIHFTELQWVGVLNPDHADTNVASIRLFQGLGRDGSGDGIADRSNDLDVLYSMAELLLQYGTHDEDMRIGLWEYYQNTRSVDRIEQFAKIYARFDTLDLHEHTFVMPLKSEYTYRSTWGASRGWGGYRIHEGTDIFADYGVPVRSATCGVIEEMGWNPYGGWRIGIRDLNSVYHYYAHLSGFNKELKEGDVMKPGQVIGWVGSSGYGKPGTSGKFPPHLHYGLYRDNGLTDWSFDPYPHLKKWEREERRRGKK
- the yunB gene encoding sporulation protein YunB, with the translated sequence MIVRRAAQGKRLFFFVPQAHKLYHVLYKGAGPAKSKKGRISAQTGGKLMLVLRRRWKSRPAPAKHVKRNILIALLIFMLFSIQSFIYIEKNLKPPLMNLAKIRIKQLATQSINTAITERMSQGTNYDKLIDWRTDASGKVTGFTLNYAEHMKITSDTITTVDTLLKNLKEIPEHIPLGQAMNSAILASFGPDIPIRLVPAGAVKVDLSTRYQNAGINMILVEVYLRIIAEVTIIIPFDSEPEIVETEVPISYSLVVGDVPTYYFDGKGNPVGGSSGALPPSISLPGLHMAPSGKNEAPKAEESSAGVKK
- a CDS encoding HAMP domain-containing methyl-accepting chemotaxis protein, yielding MVKKVADGHLNDRVSVRSGDELGQMSGNINSMVDSLASMVGKIHITVGEVATASDELLESAEQSSHASAEIASSIQGVASGADSQLQGAEQSARAMEEMAVGIQRIAESSAIVSDQTVDVAKEVESGYVEIQSAIEQMNVIGSAAHQTASVIEQLNKHSDEIGHIVDVISDISNQTSLLALNASIEAARAGEHGRGFAVVAGEVKKLAEQTSRSVSEIVNLIQLTQTSSAEAMDSMQQNVVAINEGVRKMEHIGQSFGTVRSLILQVSEQIQEVSATTEQLSAGTEEITASIEDMVSVAKESAANAQSVAGSSEEQSAIMENVASSAKSLHKLMNELKSLIKVFQV
- a CDS encoding cache domain-containing protein, whose product is MMKASGWGFKSVSIRIKLLVVLLVLSILPLIVSTVFFSGYLRYISQSDNQQIQQDVAQLNIFRLDEWLQLKISSMEELINLHPEFKTGDPKVLLPILKMIDDSDRQIEGFNLIKANGEGVDVNNVAINIADRDYFKKMQQTKKPVVSDMLVSKKTGKYVLPIAVPILDNSGNLAGLVSATVSPDTLTKLTESIKVAQTGFGYIISGNGEYYTYPDKERIGKKAADFEKNPSARDALKTILENPNGTVTYTDGFRLLSPISLSSRF
- a CDS encoding sensor domain-containing diguanylate cyclase, yielding MLGFWKKRRKASDPMMETYKSMIDRSPDAIVVFQKNKAVLANRSAVHLLGAANPDRLTGISVFDFIHPDDTKEAAEQIMRLFRGEPASLPFEYKFTSLKGGFFPVEGAISRIRYDGRPALMMTFRDITERKAAELRLKEEFGNLQEMNRKLMEQSRQDGLTGVANRRSFEETFERTWKESLRTGTPLSVIMCDIDHFKAYNDRFGHQMGDACLKEMANALRSALKRPNDFIARYGGEEFVILLPDTDEFGMSVVAERIHEAVLALAIPHGAQNDSGLMTVSLGAAVTVPQSDGNPQDILEAADRGLYQAKKFGRNRTEFYPAPGTAELLRVSNDLICNNG